One window of Parambassis ranga chromosome 3, fParRan2.1, whole genome shotgun sequence genomic DNA carries:
- the kif13ba gene encoding kinesin-like protein KIF13B isoform X2, which produces MGEPSLDDSNVKVAVRVRPMNRREKELNTKCVVEMLKNQTILHPAGGNLGKGDSRNQSKVFAYDYCFWSMDESDKEKFAGQEVVFQCLGESLLHNAFQGYNACIFAYGQTGSGKSYTMMGSGDQPGLIPRLCSALFERTQHEQREEESFTVEVSYMEIYNEKVRDLLDPKGGRQTLRVREHKVLGPYVDGLSRLAVACYKDIESLMSEGNKSRTVAATNMNEESSRSHAVFNIILTHTLKDLGSGTTGEKVSRLSLVDLAGSERAAKTGAAGERLKEGSNINKSLTTLGLVISALAEQGTAKNKNKFVPYRDSVLTWLLKDCLGGNSRTAMVATVSPAADNYEETLSTLRYADRAKNIVNHAVVNEDPNARIIRELREEVEKLRVQLTQAESLKAPELKERLEESEKLIQEMTITWEEKLRKTEEIAQERQKQLESLGISLQSSGIKVGDDKSFLVNLNADPALNELLVYYLKEHTKVGSADSQDIQLCGMGIQAEHCVIDITAETAVIITPYRNARTCVNGSPVTNALQLHHGDRILWGNNHFFRINLPKRRSRGAEDEESEGGVMKNSGSSEQLDADGDTASEVSSEVSFSYEFAQTEVMMKALGNNDPMQVILQSLERQHEEEKRSALERQRQMYEQELQQLRKKLNPDRLSTGQSGGPPSGQQGPGQQSHYRSLERLSMGGMSHSTSAQSRLRQWSEDREVLLVKSLRRLREQIVRANLLVQEACFIAEELERHTEYRVTLQIPADNLNANRKRDAVLSEPAIQVRRRCRGKQIWSLEKMENRLVDMRELYQEWQEYHVHNQDNPVMRSYFRRADPFFDEQENHSLIGVANVFLSCLFYDVKLQYAVPIINQKGEVAGRLHVEVIRVGGGLEDNMAGGDETDNNQDIEIQDRKLVCMIKILQATGLPQYLSNFVFCQYSFWDQPEPIIVAPEVDPSSSSPSTKDPHCMVVFDSCKELAVSVSEDFIEYLTEGAVAIEVYGHRQADAGRNPALWDLSIIQAKTRTLRDRWSEVTRRLELWIQILEINENGDFVPVEVVPARDVRTGGIFQLRQGQSRRIQVEVHSVQDSGTMPLIAEILLAVSVGCVEITNTTANQEVDEMDSYQERDLERLRRQWLAALTKRQEYLDQHLQNLVSKAEKTEDDMEREAQLLEWRLTLTEERNAVMVPSAGSGIPGAPAEWVPLPGMETHIPVLFLNLKPDDLSSQDQFEVPEAGGWDATLSGEDEDDFFDLQIVKHYDGEVKAEASWDSTVHECPQLSRGGVWPDQRVYLTVRVVVQLSHPADMQLVLRKRICVNVNPGRQGFAHNFLRRMSTRSTIPGCGVTFEVVSNIPGDAPGSEDREMLARLAANAHNSSSGDDEAAIEKYLRSVLSLENILTLDRLRQEVAVKEQLAGRGRNNRRSLSSPSVHRLSGSRQDLSTTCLLDDKGRWESQQDIFMPSQFQRTLPRPASSPSTYSTSPSSSSSPFPITPQQSQEPEQVKALVPQMPKLLKSLFPARDDKKELRPSPHNQQHVPRIVTSSGGDDRGKTETAANLRPLSKDRRAEFPDVPSLPVHDPHDTTPLSPLSQSSSGYFSTSVSTVTLSDVLQPSSSSSSLLAAETTLPTNPQQQQGADRNDIMTSPSQCGAKMAVVALPASHSSANHNNISAEIVSEKKLVNSEGEGFERLEIFVDDEERRNDDILPDWLTEGAYVTVGASKAGTVRYVGMTQFAEGVWVGVELDTPVGKNDGSVGGHRYFQCKPGYGVLVRPDRLSCRDRTSRRTGEFAPPAHVPVLRGEAVIGRRGENRKSWSS; this is translated from the exons GAATCAGTCCAag gtctttgcTTATGATTATTGTTTCTGGTCCATGGATGAGTCAGACAAGGAAAAATTTGCAG GTCAAGAGGTGGTGTTCCAGTGCCTTGGGGAAAGTCTTCTCCACAATGCCTTCCAGGGCTATAATGCCTGTATTTTTGCCTATGGACAAACTG GTTCAGGAAAGTCATACACCATGATGGGATCAGGGGACCAGCCGGGACTGATTCCCCGTCTGTGCAGTGCTTTGTTTGAACGAACACAGCATGAACAGCGGGAGGAGGAAAGCTTCACTGTTGAGGTGTCCTACATGGAGATATACAACGAGAAGGTCCGAGATCTCCTCGACCCCAAAGG AGGTCGACAAACGCTGAGGGTGAGGGAGCATAAGGTTTTGGGTCCCTATGTGGATGGCCTGTCTCGATTAGCAGTGGCATGctacaag GACATTGAGTCTCTCATGTCAGAGGGAAATAAATCACGCACAGTTGCAGCTACCAACATGAATGAGGAGAGCAGTCGATCGCACGCTGTCTTCAACATCATCCTCACGCACACACTCAAAGACTTGGGCTCTGGG ACGACTGGCGAGAAGGTGAGTCGCCTGAGTCTGGTAGATTTGGCTGGAAGTGAACGAGCAGCgaaaacaggagcagcaggagagcgTCTGAAGGAGGGAAGCAATATCAACAA ATCTCTCACTACACTGGGTCTGGTGATCTCTGCGCTGGCTGAGCAGGGAACTGctaagaacaagaacaagtttGTTCCATACAGAGATTCAGTTCTGACATGGCTGCTGAAG GACTGCCTGGGGGGCAATAGTCGCACAGCTATGGTTGCAACAGTAAGTCCTGCAGCAGACAACTATGAGGAGACACTATCAACGCTGCGGTATGCCGACCGAGCAAAGAACATTGTTAACCATGCTGTTGTCAATGAAGATCCCAATGCTCGCATCATTAGGGAGCTGCGGGAGGAAGTAGAGAAACTACGAGTACAGCTgacccaggcagag tctttAAAAGCTCCAGAGCTAAAAGAGCGTCTGGAAGAATCTGAAAAGTTGATTCAAGAAATGACCATCACATGGGAGGAGAAGCTTCGCAAAACTGAAGAGATTGCACAA gagcGTCAGAAGCAGTTAGAGAGTCTGGGTATTTCTCTGCAGTCTTCAGGGATTAAAGTTGGAGATGACAAGAGTTTTCTTGTCAACCTTAACGCTGATCCTGCCCTCAATGAACTGCTTGTGTACTACCTGAag gaacACACAAAGGTGGGCTCAGCAGACTCCCAGGACATCCAACTGTGTGGGATGGGTATCCAAGCagaacactgtgtcattgaCATTACAGCAGAGACCGCTGTTATCATCACTCCCTACCGCAACGCTCG GACATGTGTCAATGGTTCTCCAGTAACCAACGCTCTACAGCTTCACCATGGAGACAGAATCCTCTGGGGAAACAATCACTTCTTTAG GATCAACCTTCCTAAGAGGCGCTCTCGAggagcagaggatgaggagagtgAGGGCggtgtgatgaagaacagtgGCAGCAGTGAGCAGTTGGATGCAGATGGTGACACAGCCAGTGAAGTGTCCAGTGAAGTCAGCTTCTCTTATGAATTTGCACAGACAGAGGTCATGATGAAGGCCTTGGGCAACAATG ACCCCATGCAGGTCATCCTTCAGTCTCTTGAGAGGCAGCACGAAGAAGAGAAGCGTTCTGCTCTGGAGCGACAGAGGCAGATGTACGAGcaggagctccagcagctccgcAAGAAGCTCAACCCAGACCGTTTATCCACTGGTCAGTCTGGAGGCCCGCCATCTGGCCAGCAAGGTCCAGGACAGCAGTCTCACTACCGCAGCCTGGAGAGACTCAGTATGGGAGGGATGAGCCATTCAACCAGTGCTCAGAGCAGACTGCGACAGTGGAGtgaggacag GGAAGTGCTGTTGGTGAAGAGTCTGCGGAGGTTAAGGGAGCAAATAGTGAGAGCAAACCTACTGGTGCAAGAAGCGTGTTTTATCGCAGAGGAGCTAGAAAGACACACTGAGTACAGAGTTACTCTGCAGATTCCAGCAGACAACCTCAACGCAAACCGCAag AGGGATGCAGTGCTCAGCGAACCAGCGATTCAGGTCCGACGGCGGTGTCGAGGGAAACAGATTTGGAGTTTGGAGAAAATGGAAAATCGCCTGGTTGATATGAGAGAGCTTTACCAAGAATGGCAGGAGTACCATGTCCATAATCAAGACAACCCG GTAATGCGCTCATATTTCCGTCGGGCAGACCCATTCTTTGATGAGCAAGAAAACCACAGTCTGATCGGCGTTGCCAACGTCTTCCTTTCCTGTCTATTCTATGACGTCAAACTGCAGTATGCTGTTCCCATCATCAACCAGAAGGGAGAG GTTGCAGGGCGCCTGCATGTAGAGGTGATTAGGGTTGGAGGGGGCTTAGAGGACAACATGGCTGGAGGAGATGAAACTGACAACAACCAAGACATTGAAATTCAGGACCGCAAATTGGTTTGCATG ATTAAGATCCTGCAAGCCACTGGTCTTCCTCAGTACCTGTCCAACTTCGTCTTCTGTCAGTATTCATTCTGGGACCAGCCTGAGCCCATCATTGTGGCTCCTGAAGTAGacccatcatcttcatcacccagCACCAAAGACCCACACTGCATGGTGGTGTTCGACAGCTGCAAG GAGCTGGCGGTGTCAGTAAGTGAGGATTTCATTGAGTACCTCACAGAAGGGGCAGTGGCTATCGAGGTGTATGGACACAGACAGGCCGATGCAGGAAGAAACCCTGCACTGTGGGACCTCAGCATCATCCAGGCCAAAACACGCACACTACGagacag GTGGAGCGAGGTAACACGTCGCCTAGAGCTATGGATTCAAATCCTGGAGATAAATGAAAACGGAGACTTTGTCCCAGTGGAAGTGGTTCCTGCTAGAGACGTGCGGACTGGGGGAATCTTCCAGCTTCGTCAG GGTCAGTCGAGGAGAATCCAGGTAGAGGTGCACTCGGTTCAGGATTCTGGCACCATGCCTCTGATAGCAGAGATCCTGCTTGCAGTATCAGTGGGATGCGTGGAAATCACAAACACCACAGCAAACCAGGAAGTAGATGAGATGGACAGTTACCAG GAAAGAGATCTGGAGCGCTTGCGGCGACAGTGGTTAGCTGCACTGACCAAGAGACAGGAATACCTCGACCAACACCTACAGAATCTGGTTAGCAAAGCAg AAAAGACAGAGGATGACATGGAGAGAGAGGCCCAGCTGCTTGAGTGGCGCTTGACTCTTACAGAGGAGAGAAATGCTGTCATGGTGCCCTCTGCTGGAAGCGGCATTCCTGGAGCACCTGCTGAatg gGTACCACTGCCAGGCATGGAAACTCATATTCCTGTCCTCTTCCTGAACCTCAAAC CTGATGACCTTAGCTCTCAAGACCAGTTTGAGGTTCCTGAGGCAGGAGGCTGGGATGCCACCTTGAgtggagaggatgaggatgactTCTTTGACCTACAGATTGTCAAACACTACGATGGAGAG GTGAAAGCCGAGGCTTCATGGGACTCTACTGTTCATGAGTGTCCCCAGCTAAGTCGTGGCGGAGTGTGGCCAGACCAGCGTGTCTATCTGACGGTTCGAGTGGTCGTACAGCTCAGCCACCCTGCCGACATGCAGCTGGTGCTGAGAAAGAGAATCTGTGTCAATGTTAACCCGGGCCGCCAGGGGTTTGCCCACAACTTTCTCCGAAGGATGTCAACCCGCAGCACCATACCTGGCTGTGGTGTCACCTTTGAGGTGGTCTCCAACATCCCAGGG GATGCTCCAggctcagaggacagagagatgcTGGCCAGACTCGCTGCTAACGCACACAACAGTTCATCTGGAGACGACGAGGCAGCCATTGAGAAATACCTGCGCAGTGTTCTGAGTCTAGAAAACATCCTGACCCTGGATAGACTCAGACAG GAGGTGGCAGTGAAGGAGCAGCTGGCTGGCAGAGGGAGGAATAACAGAAGGAGCCTAAGCTCTCCTTCTGTCCACAGG CTGTCTGGAAGTAGACAAGACCTTTCTACAACCTGCCTGCTGGACGATAAG GGTCGTTGGGAGAGTCAGCAGGACATCTTCATGCCCTCTCAATTTCAACGTACCCTACCCCGCccagcctcttccccctccacctactccacctccccctcttcatcctcatcaccCTTCCCCATCACGCCCCAACAGAGCCAGGAACCAGAGCAAG TTAAGGCGCTGGTTCCTCAGATGCCCAAACTGCTCAAGTCTCTGTTTCCAGCTCGAGATGACAAGAAGGAGCTGAGACCTTCACCGCACAACCAGCAG catgtGCCTCGCATCGTGACATCATCAGGAGGGGACGACAGAGGCAAGACTGAGACG GCCGCTAATCTACGGCCCCTCTCCAAAGACAGACGGGCTGAGTTCCCAGATGTTCCTTCTCTTCCCGTGCATGACCCGCATGACACCACCCCCCTCAGCCCCCTCAGCCAATCGTCAAGCGGCTACTTCTCCACTAGTGTTTCTACAGTTACCCTGTCTGATGTCCTCCaaccctcctcctcatcttcctccctcctggCTGCTGAGACAACATTACCCACAAatccccagcagcagcagggtgctGACAGGAACGATATTATGACCTCTCCTTCTCAGTGTGGTGCCAAGATGGCCGTCGTCGCTCTACCTGCATCCCACAGCTCAGCCAATCATAACAACATCTCAGCGGAAATTGTGTCTGAAAAGAAGCTGGTAAACTCAGAAGGAGAAGGCTTTGAGAGACTGGAGATATTTGTGGATGATGAAGAGCGTCGTAATGATGACATACTGCCTGATTGGCTGACAGAAGGGGCGTATGTTACAGTAGGAGCCAGTAAGGCGGGGACAGTACGCTACGTGGGAATGACGCAGTTTGCTGAAGGAgtgtgggtgggggtggagcttgACACTCCTGTCG GTAAGAATGATGGCTCGGTCGGAGGTCATCGGTATTTCCAGTGTAAACCAGGTTATGGGGTGCTGGTCCGCCCAGACCGGCTGTCCTGCCGCGATCGAACCAGTCGACGGACGGGCGAGTTTGCCCCTCCTGCTCATGTCCCTGTCCTGCGAGGAGAAGCCGTTATTGGTCGCCGGGGGGAGAACCGCAAGTCCTGGAGCAGCTGA
- the kif13ba gene encoding kinesin-like protein KIF13B isoform X1: MGEPSLDDSNVKVAVRVRPMNRREKELNTKCVVEMLKNQTILHPAGGNLGKGDSRNQSKVFAYDYCFWSMDESDKEKFAGQEVVFQCLGESLLHNAFQGYNACIFAYGQTGSGKSYTMMGSGDQPGLIPRLCSALFERTQHEQREEESFTVEVSYMEIYNEKVRDLLDPKGGRQTLRVREHKVLGPYVDGLSRLAVACYKDIESLMSEGNKSRTVAATNMNEESSRSHAVFNIILTHTLKDLGSGTTGEKVSRLSLVDLAGSERAAKTGAAGERLKEGSNINKSLTTLGLVISALAEQGTAKNKNKFVPYRDSVLTWLLKDCLGGNSRTAMVATVSPAADNYEETLSTLRYADRAKNIVNHAVVNEDPNARIIRELREEVEKLRVQLTQAESLKAPELKERLEESEKLIQEMTITWEEKLRKTEEIAQERQKQLESLGISLQSSGIKVGDDKSFLVNLNADPALNELLVYYLKEHTKVGSADSQDIQLCGMGIQAEHCVIDITAETAVIITPYRNARTCVNGSPVTNALQLHHGDRILWGNNHFFRINLPKRRSRGAEDEESEGGVMKNSGSSEQLDADGDTASEVSSEVSFSYEFAQTEVMMKALGNNDPMQVILQSLERQHEEEKRSALERQRQMYEQELQQLRKKLNPDRLSTGQSGGPPSGQQGPGQQSHYRSLERLSMGGMSHSTSAQSRLRQWSEDREVLLVKSLRRLREQIVRANLLVQEACFIAEELERHTEYRVTLQIPADNLNANRKRDAVLSEPAIQVRRRCRGKQIWSLEKMENRLVDMRELYQEWQEYHVHNQDNPVMRSYFRRADPFFDEQENHSLIGVANVFLSCLFYDVKLQYAVPIINQKGEVAGRLHVEVIRVGGGLEDNMAGGDETDNNQDIEIQDRKLVCMIKILQATGLPQYLSNFVFCQYSFWDQPEPIIVAPEVDPSSSSPSTKDPHCMVVFDSCKELAVSVSEDFIEYLTEGAVAIEVYGHRQADAGRNPALWDLSIIQAKTRTLRDRWSEVTRRLELWIQILEINENGDFVPVEVVPARDVRTGGIFQLRQGQSRRIQVEVHSVQDSGTMPLIAEILLAVSVGCVEITNTTANQEVDEMDSYQERDLERLRRQWLAALTKRQEYLDQHLQNLVSKAEKTEDDMEREAQLLEWRLTLTEERNAVMVPSAGSGIPGAPAEWVPLPGMETHIPVLFLNLKPDDLSSQDQFEVPEAGGWDATLSGEDEDDFFDLQIVKHYDGEVKAEASWDSTVHECPQLSRGGVWPDQRVYLTVRVVVQLSHPADMQLVLRKRICVNVNPGRQGFAHNFLRRMSTRSTIPGCGVTFEVVSNIPGDAPGSEDREMLARLAANAHNSSSGDDEAAIEKYLRSVLSLENILTLDRLRQEVAVKEQLAGRGRNNRRSLSSPSVHRLSGSRQDLSTTCLLDDKGRWESQQDIFMPSQFQRTLPRPASSPSTYSTSPSSSSSPFPITPQQSQEPEQGRLGLAASYLSVKALVPQMPKLLKSLFPARDDKKELRPSPHNQQHVPRIVTSSGGDDRGKTETAANLRPLSKDRRAEFPDVPSLPVHDPHDTTPLSPLSQSSSGYFSTSVSTVTLSDVLQPSSSSSSLLAAETTLPTNPQQQQGADRNDIMTSPSQCGAKMAVVALPASHSSANHNNISAEIVSEKKLVNSEGEGFERLEIFVDDEERRNDDILPDWLTEGAYVTVGASKAGTVRYVGMTQFAEGVWVGVELDTPVGKNDGSVGGHRYFQCKPGYGVLVRPDRLSCRDRTSRRTGEFAPPAHVPVLRGEAVIGRRGENRKSWSS; encoded by the exons GAATCAGTCCAag gtctttgcTTATGATTATTGTTTCTGGTCCATGGATGAGTCAGACAAGGAAAAATTTGCAG GTCAAGAGGTGGTGTTCCAGTGCCTTGGGGAAAGTCTTCTCCACAATGCCTTCCAGGGCTATAATGCCTGTATTTTTGCCTATGGACAAACTG GTTCAGGAAAGTCATACACCATGATGGGATCAGGGGACCAGCCGGGACTGATTCCCCGTCTGTGCAGTGCTTTGTTTGAACGAACACAGCATGAACAGCGGGAGGAGGAAAGCTTCACTGTTGAGGTGTCCTACATGGAGATATACAACGAGAAGGTCCGAGATCTCCTCGACCCCAAAGG AGGTCGACAAACGCTGAGGGTGAGGGAGCATAAGGTTTTGGGTCCCTATGTGGATGGCCTGTCTCGATTAGCAGTGGCATGctacaag GACATTGAGTCTCTCATGTCAGAGGGAAATAAATCACGCACAGTTGCAGCTACCAACATGAATGAGGAGAGCAGTCGATCGCACGCTGTCTTCAACATCATCCTCACGCACACACTCAAAGACTTGGGCTCTGGG ACGACTGGCGAGAAGGTGAGTCGCCTGAGTCTGGTAGATTTGGCTGGAAGTGAACGAGCAGCgaaaacaggagcagcaggagagcgTCTGAAGGAGGGAAGCAATATCAACAA ATCTCTCACTACACTGGGTCTGGTGATCTCTGCGCTGGCTGAGCAGGGAACTGctaagaacaagaacaagtttGTTCCATACAGAGATTCAGTTCTGACATGGCTGCTGAAG GACTGCCTGGGGGGCAATAGTCGCACAGCTATGGTTGCAACAGTAAGTCCTGCAGCAGACAACTATGAGGAGACACTATCAACGCTGCGGTATGCCGACCGAGCAAAGAACATTGTTAACCATGCTGTTGTCAATGAAGATCCCAATGCTCGCATCATTAGGGAGCTGCGGGAGGAAGTAGAGAAACTACGAGTACAGCTgacccaggcagag tctttAAAAGCTCCAGAGCTAAAAGAGCGTCTGGAAGAATCTGAAAAGTTGATTCAAGAAATGACCATCACATGGGAGGAGAAGCTTCGCAAAACTGAAGAGATTGCACAA gagcGTCAGAAGCAGTTAGAGAGTCTGGGTATTTCTCTGCAGTCTTCAGGGATTAAAGTTGGAGATGACAAGAGTTTTCTTGTCAACCTTAACGCTGATCCTGCCCTCAATGAACTGCTTGTGTACTACCTGAag gaacACACAAAGGTGGGCTCAGCAGACTCCCAGGACATCCAACTGTGTGGGATGGGTATCCAAGCagaacactgtgtcattgaCATTACAGCAGAGACCGCTGTTATCATCACTCCCTACCGCAACGCTCG GACATGTGTCAATGGTTCTCCAGTAACCAACGCTCTACAGCTTCACCATGGAGACAGAATCCTCTGGGGAAACAATCACTTCTTTAG GATCAACCTTCCTAAGAGGCGCTCTCGAggagcagaggatgaggagagtgAGGGCggtgtgatgaagaacagtgGCAGCAGTGAGCAGTTGGATGCAGATGGTGACACAGCCAGTGAAGTGTCCAGTGAAGTCAGCTTCTCTTATGAATTTGCACAGACAGAGGTCATGATGAAGGCCTTGGGCAACAATG ACCCCATGCAGGTCATCCTTCAGTCTCTTGAGAGGCAGCACGAAGAAGAGAAGCGTTCTGCTCTGGAGCGACAGAGGCAGATGTACGAGcaggagctccagcagctccgcAAGAAGCTCAACCCAGACCGTTTATCCACTGGTCAGTCTGGAGGCCCGCCATCTGGCCAGCAAGGTCCAGGACAGCAGTCTCACTACCGCAGCCTGGAGAGACTCAGTATGGGAGGGATGAGCCATTCAACCAGTGCTCAGAGCAGACTGCGACAGTGGAGtgaggacag GGAAGTGCTGTTGGTGAAGAGTCTGCGGAGGTTAAGGGAGCAAATAGTGAGAGCAAACCTACTGGTGCAAGAAGCGTGTTTTATCGCAGAGGAGCTAGAAAGACACACTGAGTACAGAGTTACTCTGCAGATTCCAGCAGACAACCTCAACGCAAACCGCAag AGGGATGCAGTGCTCAGCGAACCAGCGATTCAGGTCCGACGGCGGTGTCGAGGGAAACAGATTTGGAGTTTGGAGAAAATGGAAAATCGCCTGGTTGATATGAGAGAGCTTTACCAAGAATGGCAGGAGTACCATGTCCATAATCAAGACAACCCG GTAATGCGCTCATATTTCCGTCGGGCAGACCCATTCTTTGATGAGCAAGAAAACCACAGTCTGATCGGCGTTGCCAACGTCTTCCTTTCCTGTCTATTCTATGACGTCAAACTGCAGTATGCTGTTCCCATCATCAACCAGAAGGGAGAG GTTGCAGGGCGCCTGCATGTAGAGGTGATTAGGGTTGGAGGGGGCTTAGAGGACAACATGGCTGGAGGAGATGAAACTGACAACAACCAAGACATTGAAATTCAGGACCGCAAATTGGTTTGCATG ATTAAGATCCTGCAAGCCACTGGTCTTCCTCAGTACCTGTCCAACTTCGTCTTCTGTCAGTATTCATTCTGGGACCAGCCTGAGCCCATCATTGTGGCTCCTGAAGTAGacccatcatcttcatcacccagCACCAAAGACCCACACTGCATGGTGGTGTTCGACAGCTGCAAG GAGCTGGCGGTGTCAGTAAGTGAGGATTTCATTGAGTACCTCACAGAAGGGGCAGTGGCTATCGAGGTGTATGGACACAGACAGGCCGATGCAGGAAGAAACCCTGCACTGTGGGACCTCAGCATCATCCAGGCCAAAACACGCACACTACGagacag GTGGAGCGAGGTAACACGTCGCCTAGAGCTATGGATTCAAATCCTGGAGATAAATGAAAACGGAGACTTTGTCCCAGTGGAAGTGGTTCCTGCTAGAGACGTGCGGACTGGGGGAATCTTCCAGCTTCGTCAG GGTCAGTCGAGGAGAATCCAGGTAGAGGTGCACTCGGTTCAGGATTCTGGCACCATGCCTCTGATAGCAGAGATCCTGCTTGCAGTATCAGTGGGATGCGTGGAAATCACAAACACCACAGCAAACCAGGAAGTAGATGAGATGGACAGTTACCAG GAAAGAGATCTGGAGCGCTTGCGGCGACAGTGGTTAGCTGCACTGACCAAGAGACAGGAATACCTCGACCAACACCTACAGAATCTGGTTAGCAAAGCAg AAAAGACAGAGGATGACATGGAGAGAGAGGCCCAGCTGCTTGAGTGGCGCTTGACTCTTACAGAGGAGAGAAATGCTGTCATGGTGCCCTCTGCTGGAAGCGGCATTCCTGGAGCACCTGCTGAatg gGTACCACTGCCAGGCATGGAAACTCATATTCCTGTCCTCTTCCTGAACCTCAAAC CTGATGACCTTAGCTCTCAAGACCAGTTTGAGGTTCCTGAGGCAGGAGGCTGGGATGCCACCTTGAgtggagaggatgaggatgactTCTTTGACCTACAGATTGTCAAACACTACGATGGAGAG GTGAAAGCCGAGGCTTCATGGGACTCTACTGTTCATGAGTGTCCCCAGCTAAGTCGTGGCGGAGTGTGGCCAGACCAGCGTGTCTATCTGACGGTTCGAGTGGTCGTACAGCTCAGCCACCCTGCCGACATGCAGCTGGTGCTGAGAAAGAGAATCTGTGTCAATGTTAACCCGGGCCGCCAGGGGTTTGCCCACAACTTTCTCCGAAGGATGTCAACCCGCAGCACCATACCTGGCTGTGGTGTCACCTTTGAGGTGGTCTCCAACATCCCAGGG GATGCTCCAggctcagaggacagagagatgcTGGCCAGACTCGCTGCTAACGCACACAACAGTTCATCTGGAGACGACGAGGCAGCCATTGAGAAATACCTGCGCAGTGTTCTGAGTCTAGAAAACATCCTGACCCTGGATAGACTCAGACAG GAGGTGGCAGTGAAGGAGCAGCTGGCTGGCAGAGGGAGGAATAACAGAAGGAGCCTAAGCTCTCCTTCTGTCCACAGG CTGTCTGGAAGTAGACAAGACCTTTCTACAACCTGCCTGCTGGACGATAAG GGTCGTTGGGAGAGTCAGCAGGACATCTTCATGCCCTCTCAATTTCAACGTACCCTACCCCGCccagcctcttccccctccacctactccacctccccctcttcatcctcatcaccCTTCCCCATCACGCCCCAACAGAGCCAGGAACCAGAGCAAG GTCGTTTAGGACTTGCTGCCTCTTATCTTTCAGTTAAGGCGCTGGTTCCTCAGATGCCCAAACTGCTCAAGTCTCTGTTTCCAGCTCGAGATGACAAGAAGGAGCTGAGACCTTCACCGCACAACCAGCAG catgtGCCTCGCATCGTGACATCATCAGGAGGGGACGACAGAGGCAAGACTGAGACG GCCGCTAATCTACGGCCCCTCTCCAAAGACAGACGGGCTGAGTTCCCAGATGTTCCTTCTCTTCCCGTGCATGACCCGCATGACACCACCCCCCTCAGCCCCCTCAGCCAATCGTCAAGCGGCTACTTCTCCACTAGTGTTTCTACAGTTACCCTGTCTGATGTCCTCCaaccctcctcctcatcttcctccctcctggCTGCTGAGACAACATTACCCACAAatccccagcagcagcagggtgctGACAGGAACGATATTATGACCTCTCCTTCTCAGTGTGGTGCCAAGATGGCCGTCGTCGCTCTACCTGCATCCCACAGCTCAGCCAATCATAACAACATCTCAGCGGAAATTGTGTCTGAAAAGAAGCTGGTAAACTCAGAAGGAGAAGGCTTTGAGAGACTGGAGATATTTGTGGATGATGAAGAGCGTCGTAATGATGACATACTGCCTGATTGGCTGACAGAAGGGGCGTATGTTACAGTAGGAGCCAGTAAGGCGGGGACAGTACGCTACGTGGGAATGACGCAGTTTGCTGAAGGAgtgtgggtgggggtggagcttgACACTCCTGTCG GTAAGAATGATGGCTCGGTCGGAGGTCATCGGTATTTCCAGTGTAAACCAGGTTATGGGGTGCTGGTCCGCCCAGACCGGCTGTCCTGCCGCGATCGAACCAGTCGACGGACGGGCGAGTTTGCCCCTCCTGCTCATGTCCCTGTCCTGCGAGGAGAAGCCGTTATTGGTCGCCGGGGGGAGAACCGCAAGTCCTGGAGCAGCTGA